Within the Beduinella massiliensis genome, the region TCGACGTCTGGGGCGTCGGCACGCGTATGATTACGAGTCAGAACAACCCGGCGCTCGGCGGCGTATACAAGTTGTCCGCTGAAGAGGTAGACGGCACGCTCGTGCCGCGCATCAAGATCTCCGAAAACCCCGCAAAGATCACCAACCCCGGCAAAAAAAAGGTGCTGCGCATCTATTCCAAGGAAGACCGTCACGCGTTGGCCGACCTCATCGCGCTCGACAGCGAGGTATACGATGAGCAGCAGCCCCTGACAATCTTCGACCCGGAGAACACCTGGAAGCGCATGACGCTGACGGATTATACGCTTCGTCCCCTGCTTGTGCCGGTGTTCAGAAACGGGCGGCAGGTCTACGAGTCCCCTGATCTGCACCGCATCGCCGCCTACGCGAAGGAGGAGCTCGACACGTTCTGGAGCGAATATAAACGCCTTCATCGCCCACAGCGCTACAAGGTCGACCTTTCGCAGAACCTTTACAACCTCAAGCAGGAGCTGCTCGCGCGCCACGGTCATTGAGCCCGCCGGTGCGGTTCGATCTGTCATGCAAAAAAGCGCCGGCCCACAATGGGCGGCGCTTTTCGTAGATCGTTTTACTGCAGCTGCGTCTGCATCTGCGCGAACTGCTGCTTGGAAGTCGCGATCTCCTGCTGCTGCGCAGTCGGCATCTGGTACCACCCATGCGTGCGCATCTGATCGAAGATCGTGTACTGATCCGTCACCGTCTGCTGCCAGTTCTCCATCAGGATGTTGCGCAGCTTCGGGCAGCTCGCTTCCAGGATGAGGACGCTGTAGCTGTTAGCGAGCGCCTTGTGGCATCCGAGCATGTCCTCGACCATATCCTTTTCCGTCAGCGCATTCTGCTGGCCTGCCTGCTGGTTCGGCTGGGTGGCCTGCTGCGCGCCCGCCTGCTGCTGGTTTTGCTGATTTTGCTGCTGGTTTCCACCGAAGTACGGCATATTCTGCTGGCTCATCTTCTCTGCCTCCTCGCTCAATTCCGTTAGTTCTGGCTGTTCAGGTAGGTAAACAGCCGGTCGTACTGCTGCTTATGGTGCTGCGCCATCGTCTGCGCCATGGTTTTGAGCGCAGGGTCGGTGATTTGCGAGGCGTAATGCTCGAACTTTTTGTTCGCGAGCGCCTCGTGCGTCAGCTGATCTCCGATCAGATGCAGATCCTTTTGGGTAAGCTGTGCATTTCCTTGCGGCATACAATCTCTCCCTTTCCTTCTCCGCCCGCCGATGTCAACCGTTCGGGCGCGCACGGCCTTTTTCGCCATGCCTGCCGGCCTTTCGGCCTCTTCCTGTTTCATCCATAGCTTGCGCACTCAAGACTATTTTATACATGAAAGCGGTGCTGTACATGAGCCGAATTACCTCTATCAAAAAGCAGCGCGGCCTTGTCCTCGTCGAAATCGAGGAAGAAGCCGCGTTGCGCGTTCCCGCGAGCCTATATCGTGAAAGGCCGCTTCAGCCGGATACGGATTTAGACATTGAGGCGTATGAAGCCTGGCTCAGCGAACGAGAGTATCCGCACGCGCTCAGCCGAGC harbors:
- a CDS encoding spore coat protein, whose protein sequence is MSQQNMPYFGGNQQQNQQNQQQAGAQQATQPNQQAGQQNALTEKDMVEDMLGCHKALANSYSVLILEASCPKLRNILMENWQQTVTDQYTIFDQMRTHGWYQMPTAQQQEIATSKQQFAQMQTQLQ